DNA from Meleagris gallopavo isolate NT-WF06-2002-E0010 breed Aviagen turkey brand Nicholas breeding stock chromosome 12, Turkey_5.1, whole genome shotgun sequence:
ATCTGagactaaaattaaaaaataataacatgaTAGAGGCTGGACATGGATAAACTCGGCTGGTTTGAACACAGAGACTCAGATCATTGTAGTAGAGCTAGGAGCACCTGTTTGCTAAGTGTCTGTCTTATTACAGAAACGTTCTTTTCATTACACTTACTTTTGCTGTGTTTCCCCTGCTTTCACTCGTATTGTCTTCACTATGAGCCCTGGTCGACGAGTGCCTTTTGTCCATGGCATTATGGTTTGAAACTTGTCCCAGATATTTTTCCAAACTGCAGTTCCTTCCCATTTAAACTTGATCATTAGTAGCTCACCAATATCAGTGTCCAGTGTGATGAGAAAAGAGTAGGTTTTATTCCCATTAATTCCTTCAACTCTGCAGAAATCAAAAATAGAATAATGCTATCTCAATTATAATGGAttgaagtttatttaaaaaataaactatttttttgAAATCAAAGAAAGAACTGTTCCTCCCTCCAGAGAAAACATTACTGCCTCTGGCATACTCTTCCTCTAGTTGAGCAAAGTTGTGAAATATAACAACTTGCTTGGAAAAAATGGCAGAACTTAGGAGAAGCTTGCACAGCTAGCGAAGCATCAGTAGTTTCTGAATGCAAAAGAGGTATCCCATAATACTGTGTTATGCCTTCTGTCTCCTAGAGCAAAGACTGCCTTTACTTTTGATAATGCCGATAGCGTATCCATCGTGAGAAATAGCCAAATTTATTTACCCTAATTGCAGTTGCTTCATTTAGTTTTAATTGATGACTGTCCTGTGCTAGCTTGGGATGGACCAAAGTGGACAGGATACCAAATCCCGAAACTTCCAagattatttgttttgcttaagaGATCCTTCATAGAAGAATTGTATGAATAATGTAAAAATTCATAATTTTTAGGGAGCGTTGGTGAAGAGAGGACAACTGCTGGTTCGTCTCCAATTACTTGTAGTTAAACCAAGTAATTCACAGCTTGATTATCCATGTAACACAGTAAactaaccttttttttcttacttgtcCAATGACATGTAATGTCAATACTCACATTGTGATGGGCAAGTTTTTAGCATCCTCCTTAGTGCCTGTCAGAGACATGGTAAAACTTGGGTCTATCTTCTTGCCTTGGATTTCATTTATGAAGTGGATCTTGAACTGGTAGTGATAGACTGTAGAAAGGGAGAATTTACAAAGTGATGAAATTAATGGTCAAAGAAGCAATAGATTTCTCAGACATAAGTCTGTCTTTCAAAGCAGGAATTTGATTGAtacttcaattttattttaaaatgaatttgtacaattaaagcatatatatatttatcattgATGTGTTGTATTAAAGCTTGGGGGCCCTACTgctctttttaaaagcattgaggaggggaggggaggagggtaACCTGGGCAGAGTTCACTTTATAGAGTAAAACACTCTCCCATGGGAAATGTTTTTGCTCTTCTGAAATTTAATCGTTGGAATATCTGGCAAGCTCTGTCCAACCAGCAGAGGAATCCTTCTGACTGGACATGTTTAGAGGTGTACAATAAAGACTGAAGACCTTATAAGATGTTGTCAGgctttttctctggaaaatttCCTTGCAGAACAAAAGACTTCCCTTGGCTGCATAATAAAACGTTGTGCTTAATATGCATCTGTTAACAATATGACTTTGTTCAATCACATTACTGTAAGAAAGATGTCATTAGTGCTTTGAGGTTTGGTGATTTCTCCAAGAATTGTGTTTAGGAAAGTCTTTGAACTGAAGATAATGGCATGCTTCTGAGAAAGAATGACTAAGGAATTGTCAGTTTACTGATTAAAGCTGTTTGGCATGTAGAGAactacaagagaaaaaaaaaaaaactaacctACTACTACAACACTTTTTTATCTGTACACTCCAGAATATAACTTGAAAAGTGTCTGATTTCATGAAATGTGAAGCGTAATGCTGAGTTCCTCAGGTTTTCTCTCTTTGGGCTTCTCTTGTGatcttcaaacattttttttttttttttttaagaacattaCAAAGATCACTTCATATGCATCCTTCCACTGGTGCCACCTTGTTTTGGAACTGTTATGAAGGAAAATTATTGTCTGAGcattggtttttgtttttttcccacaactttttttttctaaaggaagACCATGTTCAAGCATAAAAATGcaatgtgtttaaaataaaaatcaacaccTGTGGGATACAGTTACAGCTTGTGATGAACTATTTCCATATCCTGGAAAGGAAACAGCACAGGGGTGTTATTTCTGTGCCCAGTGTGTGCATGTGGCAGACATGGCATCATCAGAGCAGTGTATGTTCCCCATTCTGATGGTGACCTGACTGTTATACAGCAAAATTGGCAACTGCACagcctttaaaaatatgtaaatctGCTCCAAGCAGCTTCCTGCGACATTTTTAACAAGTATGAGACCCCCAGTGGGTTCAACTGCTCTGAGCGTCAGACAGGGCCGAGCACATTTATCTCCAGTCATTGTGGTGTACTTCACAGCTGCGTTAGTGGGAGGAATCATAGGATCTCCAAGTGAGACCCTGCAGTGAGTGTCCAAACGCTtactctggcagcttggggctgtgcccagGACAgtctgttccatgcccaccaccctctggtgaagaacctttcctTACTTCCCAGCCTGGCTGCCCCAACAGAGCTCCatgtcaccagagagcagagctcagcgttTGGTCCACCAGAGTAAGAAGAGAAAAGCCTGTGCAACAGTGTTCCCCTAGGTTTCGTTCCAGACCTGAAGAATCCTAAGTTACTACCAAGAGGAACAAttctaaaagtattttaaaagtacgtgaattgtatttttatggtttttATTCTCTGGTGTTGCAATTGAGTACCAGGCACTGTGTGTGAAGTTGAACTGTGTGATACAAGCAGGTACTGAAGGGGATTCCTGTGCCCTGGGCCTGTGCTGGGAAAGGCGGGAAACTGACTGTGCTTTCTTCTGTGGTGATTCCTCTGTCTCTCTGAATTTGGgtaattattttattctcttgataaaataatttaaggGTGATAAACCCTAGAGTAACAGTCTCTTTTTTTTAGTGCCACATTCTGGCCTGTAAAAGTCCACGCTGTTCTGTTGTCCACTGGCTGAAAAGTAATAATTTGTGTGTAGTAATAATTTTTCTGTAGacaaactacagaaaaaatgtgGGCAAATTTGGAACGTGAGGCTTTACAGGCCTCCCAGAGCAGTTGAGCTGCTGCTTCGGcttggctgtgtgctgcagatgCTGTGGCACCTGCACAGGACAGCTGTAGGAAATGCCTGATGACCTAGGAGCTCTGAGGCACAGATTTGATGTGAGGTCATCAACACAGCCTGGCAGGATTCCTCACTGTCTGCAAATCGATTATCCTGCAGatttttcttataaatgaaTAATCAGGATCACAAAGCCTAGACTTTCAGCACACTTCATAACATGGAGACTATAACAAATATTCCCACAAACCTTTGAAAGGCATGCGTGctcttgttttcaaaaagaGTTTTCTACTTTTTGGGAGCCTTTCCTCCCGTATGTTGTAGCCCAGGGTATTGCACCGGTTCTTCCTACAGCTGAGGCACAATCCTTTGTCAAAAGTGTTGATGTCATTGCACCAGTACGCTGTGCTTTGCTTGTCCTCATGAAGCAGGGAGTCAATGAACAAGTGAACTGACCTCTCGTGGGCACATTTCACAGTTTGTGTGATACCTGAAAATACACAAACAGTActtttgttgttcctttttacTGTTCCAGTTACAGAGTAGCCAACTGTATATGTTACTGTGTTTCTCCCACCCCTCTTACTACTGAAATGTCATAATATTTGTCTCAGAAATCATACATGCAGCAACAGTACTTTTGGTATCGTCCAAAATAGTTTGGCTGAACCCACATGCTGATAAAACTGAATAGTTTGCTGTTTAAATTTGTTAAGCCTGCCTGCCCAAGACAGTAAGTATGAACCTTGATTACATTGTCCTGACTGATAAGTTAATTATGAAATGCAGTGTGAGGCTACATGCAGCCTTTCAGATCATGCTGTACTCATGATTGCTGTCTTATTCTGAGTGGCTGAACACTGTTGACTTTTGGATGTTTACATAATGTCATATTTTGTTCCCATCAGAGTTAACAGTCTCTAATGTTGAATTTTGCCTTCAGCTACAGCTGGGGGAAAAAGGCACcaaaaatgtatgaaatacaTAATATTTACTAACTACATAGATGTGCTTTAAGATGAgtgccttttctctccttttctaaAAGGAAATTATACTTTTTAAGATTTCAAATCAAATTATGgaagttgtggtttttttgtgtgtaattTGAATATACCGCAGTGGACTGTTTTTACATGACTTCACTGATAAGATTTCTGTGTTGTGTCATGAATTATCTGCTAAGAAGTAAGATCTACTGCTGAGAAATGCCAAGTGAACAgcactcttattttttttcagttaatagTTCTGGCTGACACCATGCATCAGTACCTTTATCTTCTATTAGTATGTTGCATTATCTCTGTACGTTTGTGTTTAGGTACTTTGGAAATGGGCTTCTATATGTATAAAACCAGCTTGGAACATTGAAAATGAAGTCCCAGAGAGAGCATTACCCTCTGTGCAGCTGAAGGATGGTGACTTCGAGAAAGCTGAATTAAGGTGAGTAGAacagctttgtgttttgtttgatttgaaaTAACTAATTGCACATTAGATGAATCTagcttaattaaaatattttttcttgtttcttctacCACCAAAATAAATACCTTTGAAAGTTATTCAAAAGTTCACGACAGCAGTGTAGTCATGGCcttgttttcagaagtgctggGCAGCTACATTTCTTATTAGTCAGTGAGAATGATTTGAGCTCACTATATGTAAAAATCTATAATCAATTTctagaaaataaacttttttgtTTATAGTGGGAGATAGTGCTCCCCATCTGACGATGTTTTAGCACCATAGATCTATGTGGTTTCCCAGAGATAGCATAAATCCAGCTGCCACGCTGCTGCCCTTGCTGTCCATTTGATCTTACCAGTGATCCCATATTGTGCAATGTGGTTATACACATGCATGAAGTGACAACCAGGCTGAAAGGTGCCTCCATTGGGATAAAAATCGAAATGGGCCACAGGCTGTTTGATGCCAACACTGAGACCCATGTGCTGTTTAGTGAACGTATGAATGGCATCTACGAAGTTTGCATCATCTGGAGATAACCGGTCTGTTGGTGACATTCCTTCAAACAAGGGGCCAGCGGGGTCAAGGCCTGCAACGAAAGCAAACAATCCAATTGTGATATAGTATAGATGGGCTTTTCTTATactgttttgagaaaaatgtctgataaatatttaacaaCATACAGCACTGGAAATTTACAAGGTCTTTCACTGACAGAAACAATGCTAAGAACACTTGTACTGCAGAGGGTACATGGATACACCAAAAGGTAAATAGAGATGTAATAAACAGTAACTGCTATACACACAAGGACACAGACTGAGATAGATATGTTTGTTATAGGTAAGCCAAGCTCACTACTGCTTTGTCTTTTGAGAAATGTTTACTTAATTCTGTTCTTTGATACTCTAGAGGTCAGGTGTTTCAGAGGCCCTTTTGAAAACAGCAGTCCTACAACAAAGTTGACTTTTAGCCTACATTTGAGACTTGTAATTTTTAATGCTTCACTTCACAGAATCAGATGTTCTgtataataatatttaaattagtGCAGTactcagaaaaataatattccAGTTATGcatgttgtttttaattcactGGGTGCTTTTGTATAATACCCTTCTTGGAAACTGATTGCTGGAAAAATACTTACTCCATAGTTTAAAGCTgctgtttagcttggagaatgAGCTTCTAAAATTTCAGGTTTTCCAGTTGGTAGTATGGACTGGTGCAGCAGCATATATGTAACTGGACAAGACTAATAGCAGAGGCTTCAAGTAGGATGATAAGGATGTCACCCTGAAGgcatgctttttccttttaataggTTGTGTCAGTATGAATCTTTTGAGCTTATTGTTACAAGACTGAATAATTTTTGCTGAAGAGTGCACATATAGTAAATGTGCCTTAATCTTTTTGCTTATCCATTATCAAGATTTTGATGTGTTAATGTGATTTGGTATACAGGTATCAATATTGTGATGTGCCATGTGAAGTAAGCTTCTTGCCATGCAGGCACCATCACAAGAGTTGATTAAGGAAGGGACTGAGGTATGTGGTCGTGAATCGAAGATTACAACTGGGAACTATTCAAGGGAGGTGACACACAGAGAGCTGAAACACACAGCAGCTGGAACTGGAGGTGAGAGCACTGAGTGTAGCCAAGGATGGGTGGAAGCTTGAAGATGATGTTTATCTTATTTCTAATTCTTTATCTGCAATGGCAAACCCTAAGAAGGGCATACATTTGGACTTCAGACAATGTGTAGGTTTGGTCTTAGTCTTGTAGGAACAGAATGTCAGATTTTATAAGTTCATAAGACCCAATAAAGCAAAATAGATTTGTTTCAGGGAGATACTCAgcatctcttcctcctctgcagaaTTATTGGTGTGATCAAAACTTTagatattattttttactttattggTGGTGGTATGGCgtgtgagggtttttttgtttgattggtttggttgttttttttttttccttatataaaAATTAGTGTATTTCTGGTCCCTTCCAGCACAGTATCATGAAACAGTGAGTCTACCTTTAAGGGCACAGTAGATTTGTTTACtatctttcatttattaaaatagaGTCTAGTATTTTGTTAAATCTCCTCTCAAAACACAACCAAGTTGGTATTTACAGTGCCTACCGTTGTAAATGGCTTTGCACTGCATAGTCtcattgcattttaaaatattacgCAGGTGAATTAAGTTGCCCATACatgtgaatattttaattttgaagaagATGCTCTTTGAAAAGGAGACTacatataaaatgtatttagcTAGGGCAAGGAGAAGACACaataaattaaatgcaaacGTTGACCAGCAAATTTAGTTAAAATTccagcagatgctgctgtgattaacaaaaatagaaatgagtTCTTAGTTCTAATCTGAACTGACGTGTCAAACATGTGCGTAatgtaggaaaagaaatcagTCGGGTGttacattcattaaaataatctttttacCTGTAATTCTTCCAATCTTGTTCGTACCGCTGATGTAACTACCAGCAAACCCTGAAACATGAGCTCCTAGGCTGTACCCAATTAGATGAACATTGCTCCTGGAAAACTGAATGGATTCCTGGAAGATAACAGCAGTTTGATTTAGATGCAGAAAATGCAACCAGTAGATGAGTAAAATGCTTAACTACAAACAAGGAATACTGTGAGTCGTAACTCAAGAAATTTGTGTGTTGATGCTGAAGGTGAAACAAAGTACTTGGATCATGCACTAAATTTCTTTGCAGGCTGAGTGTTATTCCTTGCCTCCTTTGTTTGCATCAGGAAAATGCCATTTATTTCGGCACTTGGACTTTTGTGATATGCTCAGGAAAACCATCGACTGAAATAGTAGGAGTTCTGTTACTGTTTGTTGGAAGTGATGCAAATGTCTGTAAGTGGTGACTCTGGCTCTCCTTCCTGCCTGCTCTCCCTAACTGGGACTGTTGTCTAGTAACTTCTAGCCCTGCCATTTCTGTTGAAGAGCAGTTTAGCCCTTTAGTAGTATCGGCTGCAaatctttctgctctgctgcttgttttccttctacCATAGGTCTCACCATATTTAAATTAATGTATTCAAAAATACATTGTGAGgtgcagaaataaataaataaatttcactTTCAATTAGGTAGCATGAATTATTACTGGAGATAGCTGAAATAAGAGTTACACAAGGTGCATAGTTTATatatgtaattttctttctagtgttttgccttctgttttttctaaaacagttcTAGAGACAAGCAATCCCTTACGAACTCCTCAATAATATTTCCATTCAGGTGGCTGCAGGTATAGCTAAAACTGCTATAAGGGACAGCCACTCGTTCATACCTAGTGGGAGTTTTCATCAGTAGTCACTACATTAGCATGGCTCTGCACTCATCACTGCCTCCATGCCATCTGCTTGGTTATGTGTATCTGTCCTCTTAAAACTCCCTGTAAACTTTGGATCACCAAGCAATTATTTTAGACTAATCTTTGGgaagcagtggaaaaacaaacaaacaaaaaaaaccaacagacaTGATGTCATGCTTGAACTCTGAGTTAAGGGTAGATCACAGACCCATTTTGCTGAACTAGCCACTTACGAATGATCATGTGCCTGCTTTGAAAGTACTCTTTGAAAGGACTCTTGCTCTGACTTTCTTTTACTGGCTGAGTTCTGAACTTGAATTATACTGTTGAGTAGTTTAACAGTTCAGAGAATGTCAGCTGTCTGCACAAGTGGGAATTGAAAAACTGCATGAGCGTGAAATGATCTCACCTTTAAGACACATGGAAGTATTCTGATAAAAAAAGAccacttgctttttttctcttacatgGTAAAAATTTTTATGAAATCATGTGAAAATTTATGGAAGAAAATTACAGGATATTAGAGAAATTTACTTGATTGAAATGGATAAGCATTAACCAGTTAGTATTTATATCTTACTTCCAGCCATTCCACAAAGTCTGCTATCTCCTGTCCTATGTAGCGTGTATTCTGTACAGCAATGGGGTAGTGCTGGTGGGCAAATGTAAGCCAATCTGCAATGATCACGTTAAGTTGTTTACGCTGAGatttcagagctgctgccattTTCCAAATCCAACTTTCTAAAATACCATCCACCTGTttagattaaaacaaacaaacaaaaaaaattaaagatgtaGTCTTAAGAGAAACCAGTGTCTACCAAGTATTTTGTATGAGAAGCTCAGGGAAATGTAAGCCATAATATAAACCAGGAGGGCTACTGCAGGTAACTAAGATTTTTGAGGCTGCCAGCTTTTCTTTGCCGAGAAT
Protein-coding regions in this window:
- the LIPC gene encoding hepatic triacylglycerol lipase, producing MNFISEALGSQSQHSRTKKDQQSLETKFQLYTDTTGEACQILFNQLETLDKCSFNASLPLVMIVHGWSVDGILESWIWKMAAALKSQRKQLNVIIADWLTFAHQHYPIAVQNTRYIGQEIADFVEWLEESIQFSRSNVHLIGYSLGAHVSGFAGSYISGTNKIGRITGLDPAGPLFEGMSPTDRLSPDDANFVDAIHTFTKQHMGLSVGIKQPVAHFDFYPNGGTFQPGCHFMHVYNHIAQYGITGITQTVKCAHERSVHLFIDSLLHEDKQSTAYWCNDINTFDKGLCLSCRKNRCNTLGYNIREERLPKSRKLFLKTRARMPFKVYHYQFKIHFINEIQGKKIDPSFTMSLTGTKEDAKNLPITIVEGINGNKTYSFLITLDTDIGELLMIKFKWEGTAVWKNIWDKFQTIMPWTKGTRRPGLIVKTIRVKAGETQQKMTFCSQSIDNIHLYAAQEKTFVRCEDRFRQQERK